CTATGAAGGGGCGTGCTATAATCGGTTTAGCATTTATTACTAACTCAAGCGGCGGTGACATGTTTGTATCCCAAAATCAATGAATATCTATACCTCCAGGTAGCAACCAGCGATGCGGCAGAGTCTGAGATCCAGTACCGGGCAAGGATTGCTGATATGGAGGACGAGAGCATCCTGATAGAAATCCCCATGCAGGAGAGCAACGGCCGGCTTAAGAAGCTGTTCGTCGGTGACGAGCTGTCGGTCTATTTTCTCACAGAGGGCGGTATCAAGAATTACTTCAATACTCATGTGCTCGGCTTCAAGGAAGATGTCATCCGGATGGTCCGGCTGCGCAAGCCTGAGGCAGAATCCATCTTCAAAATTCAGCGCCGCAGCTTCTTCCGCGTCAATGCCGAGCTGGAGCTGGCCGTTAAGGATGCCTTGGGCAGCCGGTTTCTGGTGCGCACCGAGGATATCGGCGGCGGCGGAACGTCATTCTTAAGCGATGCCAAAATTACATTAGAGGTGGCCGACAAGCTGGCCTGCTGGCTGCTCGTCTCCTACCGCAACGGAAGCACAGAGCATGTTAATTTCGAAGGCGAGATTGTACGGATCAAACCGCTGGAGACCGGGCGGAATCTGGTCATGGTTAAATTCTCGGCCATTTCCGATTCGGAGCGGCAAAAAATTATCCGGTACTGCTTTGAACGCCAATTCGATTTCCGCAACCGCTGATTCCTTGAGCAGGAATCTTCAAAAGGGCCCTAAATCAGCTTTTTTCTCCCTAAAAAACCTCAATGTCATTTTGCACTGGGGTTCAAACTGTGGTATAATTTTATAAGTCGCAGGCAATGCCTGCTTTTTTCTTGAGAATATCAGCAAGTTCCTAGAGAGATATGTCAATAGGCGTATTTCTGCGGAAGAGTGTTTGAGGAGGAATGCCCCGTTGGACAGGCAGGATACACATACTAACGACCGAATTAACGTCGCCATCGACGGACCTGCCGGGGCAGGCAAGAGCACTGTAGCCCGATTGGTAGCACGGGAGCTGTCTTACATCTATGTGGACACGGGTGCCATGTACCGGGCAATCACCTGGTATATGCTTCGTGCAGGCATAGCTGCAGAGGATCATGAGCTGGTGGACCGTAAGGTCCAGAATATGGCGATTGAGCTTCTGCCGGAGAAAGATGTGCAGAAAGTGCTGATTAACGGGGAAGACATGACCCCGCATATCCGCAGTCTTCAGGTCAGCGGCCAGGTGTCGCAGTATTCGAAGATTGAGGGTGTTAGATCCAGATTGAGTCACTTGCAGCGTCAAATGGCGCTCCGTAAGGGAGTCGTAATGGATGGCCGGGATATCGGTACAACCGTACTGCCGGATGCCGAAGTGAAGATTTTCATGACGGCAAGTGTGGAGGAGCGTGCTCTCCGTCGTTACAAGGAACTGAAGGATACGGAAACAGTGACTCTCCAGCAGCTTGAACATGATATTGCAGCGCGGGACCGGCTTGATGAAGGCCGGGAGATTTCACCGCTGCGCCGTGCCGAGGATGCAATTCTACTCGATACGACGCATATGGATATCCTTCAGGCCGTGGAAGCCATCGTCTCCCACTGCAGAACCTATGTTAACGGGGAGAGAAATCATCTATGATTTATGCATTTTGCGTGGCCTTGCTTCGTGTGATTTATGCCATACTGTTCCCGCTCAAGATTGTGGGAAGAGAGAATGTGCCGAAGGAGGGTGGAGTCCTGCTCTGCGCGAATCACATCAGTCTGCTTGATCCTATGACGATCGGCATTAAGCTGAAGCGACAGGTAAGATATATGGCCAAGGCGGAATTATTCAATGTTCCGGTGCTGGGCTGGCTCATTAAGCAATTGGGCGCATTTCCTGTCAAGCGTGGCGGCGTAAGCAAAGAATCCATTAAGACGTCCCTCAATACGCTTCGCAGCGGACATGTGATGGGCATCTTCCCGGAAGGAACGCGGAACTCCGATTCCGGTTCAGCCAAGAAGGGTGCGGCAAGCTTCGCGCTCCGCAGCGGCGCAGCCGTTGTACCGGCAGCTATTATCGGGTCCTACAAGCCGTTCCGCCGGATGACTGTTGTATATGGGGCACCCATAGACCTCAGCGCATTCGAAGGTGCGGGAAGTGATTCTCTGGAAGCTGTAACCGATGTTATTATGGGACGCATCCATGAAATGATCAGTACCGGTAAGCCCAGTTCGCGGTAAGTCCGGGAGTCAAATCTCCTGCTTCCGTGAATAGCTTATAAATTACAGCATAACCGCTATTTTTTGGAACATACTAATCAGCAAAGTGAAATGGTTTAACGAAGCAATGATTGTTTTGAACTCTGCTCTACGCGGGTTTAAATAAATGGGGTTTTGAATCGAGGAGGGTAATCACATGTCTGAAGAAATCAAGAATCAAGAAGCTGCGGATAACGTTGAGAATAACGAGACCGTAGAAGGGGCAGAAGCTGTGGAATCCGCTGTAACCGAATCTGCAGAAGTTGTTGCCAGCAATGAAGAAGAAGTGACAAGCCAGGAAGGTCTGGAAATCATTTCTCTGAAAAAAGGCGATACCGTGAAAGGAACAATCGTCAAAATCGAAGATAACCAAGCTTATGTAAGCATTGGATATAAATACGACGGCGTTATTCCTATTCGCGAATTGTCTTCCGTTCAGCTGGACAATGCTGCAGCAGCAGTAGAAGTTGGCCAGGAAGTGGAATGCAAGGTTGTCAGCATCAACGACAACAAGGAGAGCCTGGTGCTGTCCAAGCGTGCCATCGACAGCGAGAAATCATGGGAAGATCTGGAGAAGTATTTCGCTTCCCAGGAATCCTTCGAAGTTACTGTAGCTGATGTTGTCAAAGGCGGCCTTGTGGCTGATGTTGGCGCACGCGGCTTCATCCCGGCTTCCATGGTTGAGCGTCACTTCGTTGAAGATTTCAGCGACTACAAGGGCCGCACACTGCGTGTCAAAGTGAAAGAACTTGACCGTGAGAACAGCAAGGTTATTCTCTCCGCCAAAGAAGTTCTGGAGGAAGAATTCGAAGCTAACAAGCAGAAGATTATGGCTGAGCTATCCGAAGGTCAAATCATCGAAGGTACTGTTCAACGTCTGACTCAATTCGGCGCATTCGTTGATGTTGGCGGCGTAGACGGACTGGTTCACGTATCTGAGATCGCTTGGAACCACGTAGAGAAGCCATCTGATGTAGTATCCGAAGGCGACAAGGTTCGTGTTAAAGTACTTAAGGTTGATCCTGAGAAGGGCAAAATCAGCCTCAGCATCAAAGCAGCTGCTCCGGGTCCTTGGGATTCCGCAGCTGGCCAGATCAACATCGGCGATGTGGTTACAGGCGAAGTTAAGCGCCTTGTAAACTTCGGCGCATTCGTTGAACTGCTGCCAGGCGTTGAAGGCCTTGTGCATATCTCCCAGATCTCCCACAAGCACATTGGTACTCCGCATGAAGTGCTCAAGGAAGGACAGGAAGTACAAGTGAAAGTGCTTGACTTCAACCCATCCGAGAAGCGCGTCAGCCTGAGCATCAAGGAAACTGAAGAAGCTCCGGCTCCTTCGGCCAGACCAGAACGCAGCAACAGCAGAGACAGAGCGCCTAAAGAAGTGCTGAACAATCCTAACGTATCGCTCAGCAACGAAGGCCTCAGCTTCACACTTGCTGAACGTTTCGGCGACAAGCTGGACAAATTCAAGGGTAACAACTAATCCCTTTGTTATCTCATCATAACGGGTAAAGTAATCGGCGAGCCCTCGATCAGAGGGTTCGCCGATTGTCTTTTCCGGGGCATACAGGATAGCGGCAATACATCGGTAAGACGGTTAGCCAATTGGAATGTTTTTTGCTATGATGAGTAACGTAAGGAAGACAGGAGGAATGAATATGGCAAGACCCGTAGTGGCCATTGTCGGCAGGCCTAACGTCGGAAAGTCGACGATCTTTAACCGGCTGATTGGCGATAGACTGGCCATCGTAGAAGATAAACCGGGGATTACACGTGACCGGATATATGGAGTCTCCGACTGGAACGGCAAATCCTTCAGTGTCATTGATACTGGCGGGATTGAGATTGACGGAGAAGACGCTATTCTGAAATCCATCCGTGTTCAGGCGGAGCTGGCGATTGAGGAAGCAGATGTGATCGTCTTCATGTGTGAGGCGAAGAGCGGTCTCACGAGTTCGGATGAGGAAGTGGCGCAGATTCTGTTCCGTTCCGGCAAGCCGATTGTTCTGGCTATCAATAAAGTGGATAACATGAAGCGCACCGAAGATATTTATGAATTTTACACCCTTGGAATTGGTGATCCGATCGGCATTTCAGGAAGCCACGGAACCGGAATCGGCGATCTGCTGGATGCGGTTGTTGAACGTCTGCCCGATAAGGTAGATGAGGAATATGATGAAGATGTCATCCGTGTGGCCTTGATCGGACGTCCGAATGTGGGTAAATCTTCACTGGTCAATGCGATTCTGGGTGAAGAACGCGTTATTGTCAGTGATGTTGCAGGGACTACACGCGATGCGATTGATACGCCGTTCGAACGGGATGGCCAGCGTTATGTGCTGATCGATACAGCGGGCATGCGCAAACGCGGCAAGGTCTATGAGAACACGGAAAAATACAGTGTCATGAGAGCGATGAAGGCGATTGAGCGCGCTGATGTTGTACTCGTTGTAATCAACGGCGAAGAAGGTATCATCGACCAGGACAAGCACATTGCCGGGTATGCCCATGATGCAGGTAAGGCTTCGGTCTTTGTCGTCAACAAATGGGATGCCATTGAGAAAGACGATAAAACGATGCAGAATTTCGAACGCACCATCCGCGATCACTTCCTGTTCATGAGCTATGCTCCGGTGGTATTCCTGTCTGCACTTACCAAACAGCGTCTGCAGAAGCTGCTGCCTGTCGTACAGCATGTGGCCCAACAGCACGCCCTGCGGATAACTACCCATCTGGTGAATGATGTGGTGTCGGATGCCGTAGCGATCAATCCTCCGCCTACGGACAAAGGCCGCCGCCTGCGCATTAACTATGTAACCCAGGTTGCTGTAAAGCCGCCGACCATCGTGGTATTCGTCAATGATCCTTCGCTGATGCACTTCTCCTATGAGCGTTATCTGGAGAACAAGATCCGCGCAGCGTTCAATTTCGAGGGTACACCGATCCGCCTCTTTACGCGGCGCAAATCCGAGAACGAAGGTTAGGGGAGAAGAGTAGTGGCGTTTGAACTTCTGGTTATCGTTATAAGCTATCTGCTTGGCTCCATCAGCTTCAGTGTACTGCTCGCCCGGCTGCTTAAGGGGATTGATATCCGCCAATATGGAAGCGGCAATGCGGGGGCGACCAATACACTGCGTGTGATGGGGAAGGGACCGGCCATACTGGTGCTGTTTCTGGACGTACTGAAGGGAATTGCCGCAGTCTGGCTTGGCACATGGGCCGGGGGATGGGGAAGCTGGGTTGCAGTGGTCTGCGGGCTCGCTGCCATCATCGGGCATAACTGGCCGGTCTATTTTCACTTTCGCGGGGGGAAAGGGATTGCAACGACGATTGGCGTGATGGCTACGCTGGTATTCTGGCCTGCACTGGTTGCCGGTGTGATTGCTATTCTCGCTATTGTACTTACACGGTATGTCTCGCTGGGCTCGCTGATTTTTGTGGCGCTTACTCCAGTATTCCTATTGTTCACGGAGCATACAACCCCGGAGCTATGGGGAAGTCTGATTATTGTAGTGTTCGCCTTCTGGCGTCACCGCAGCAATATCGTGAAGATCTCGCAGGGCCGTGAGAACAAAATCGGCTCCAAAGCCAAGGAGGGGAATCGCGTTGTCTGATAAAGTAACCGTGCTGGTCGCGGGCAGTTGGGGAACTGCGCTGGCTACTGTGCTGGCGGCTAACCACTCGGAGGTTTATCTGTGGACGCGAAAGCCTGAGCAGGCTGCCGAGATTAACGAAGCACATACGAATCATCATTTCCTGCCGGGGATCAAGCTCCCCGGGAATATTATTGCCACCACGGACATGGAGACTGCCGTCTCCGGTTCGAAGGCGGTAGTTATTGTGGCGCCTTCTTCCGGAATGCGCCAGGTGGCGCACAGCCTTAAGCCATTCTGGAAGGACGATATGCTCTGTATTCACGCCACGAAGGGATTCGAGACCGAGACGATGAAGCGGATGTCCACAGTGATCTCGGAAGAGCTGGGCTGCGGTGAGGGCGATATTGTGGTGCTCTCCGGGCCGAGCCACGCTGAAGAAGTGGTACGCCTCTGTCCGACCACGGTCGTAGTGGCTTCGCCGGATGAGAGCCGTGCCAAAGCAGCGCAGGGACTGTTCATTAACAATGACTTCCGCGTGTACACCAACAGGGATCAGCTAGGGGTAGAGCTGGCTGGTGCACTGAAGAATATTATCGCGCTGGGTGCAGGGCTGTCCGACGGACTAGGCTTCGGGGACAACGCGAAGGCGGCGCTGCTTACCCGCGGCCTGGCCGAGATCTCCCGGGTCGGTGTGGAGATGGGAGCGAATCCCTTAACCTTCTCCGGCCTTGCCGGACTCGGTGACCTGGTCGTAACGGCAACGAGCCAGCACAGCCGGAACTGGCGCGCAGGCTCCATGCTGGGCCAGGGCCAGCCGCTGAATGAGGTGCTGGACTCGATGGGCATGGTTGTCGAAGGCATCCGGACGACGGAGGTTGCATATGCGATCTCGCTGAAGCTGGGCGTACAGATGCCGATTACCGACCAAATTTATCATGTGCTGTTCAAGGGCAGAACACCGCGTAATGCTGTGGAAGCTCTGATGGGCCGTGACCGCAAGACGGAGATGGAGGCCATTTCCCAGGAGACCTGGGAGCAGTGGCATTCCTGATCACGTTCACCTTTTGCCGGAATATCTCATATGTTGTTAATGGGGATTGACGGAGGAGGGATGAACAGTGAGCAGAGATTTTTCCAAGGATGCTTTGAACGCCATCAACAAGAAGACGGGCAAAAACATTTCGGAAGGTGCCATCAAAAAGCTGGCCGGTACGGTTAAGCCGGGCACCACACAGAATGAAGCCCAGCTCCGCCAGTTAATTAAGCAGGTATCAGCTATGGCTAAAGTGCCGGTCAGCGAGGCTACCGTGCAGGAGATCGTCAATGCTGTTAAAAAAGGCGGCGCCGGTTCCGGTACGATGGAGTCTTTAATGAAAATGATGCTGAAAAAATAGCATATCCGTGAAGTAAAGCCATTCCTGCCGGGATGGCTCCTTTTCAGACTGGGCATAACTCCGGAAGGTAAGCAGATTCCGCGATTTATGCCTTTTTTTACCATACGAAGGGGCTAATCTGTAATTTAATACTTAAAAAATGGCGCATTTCACGCTATAATAGTCGCAATCCGGAAAAAGTGAAATGGAGGCGCATGACCTATGGACCCGATGACAAAAATGTGGCTGTCTCTGATTGCGGTACTGATTATGGGCTTATCCGTTTTTCTGATTACTTTTGCACGCAGTAAGACGAAGGGCCTGCTTAGAGCAGTTTTATCGGTCATTGCTTTTGTCATCCTGCTGATCGGAGTTTTGGGCGGGGCTGCTTCAATTATGTAAGCATTTACATTATACTCAGGCAGACGTATTTCTGACAGAATCGTTAGTTGATTTTTACAGGAATGGGGCGTGTGTAGATTGATGGCTGGTTCAGGAATTCCCTATGTGCTGGAGACGGCACTGGGCAGCATTGCGGAGGAGCTGGATGGTATCGGGCCGGGTAAGCCGCCGGTGTGGCTGCTGGGGGGAAGCTGCGGTCTGCTGCTGCACGGGGTTCAGCTGAGTGCTGCTCCGCGCGATATTGACCTCTACTGTGATCTGGAGGATACCGCACAGCTTCATCAGGCACTGCTGAGATACACGGTCTGCGCGCCGGAAGAGGATTATAGCGGAGGCTGTTACTCTCTGCGCGGGCTCTACTTCATCGGGGAGGTGAAGGTTGAGCTGGTGGGGGGATTCAGGATCGGCGGCGGCGGCTCCGGGCAATATTCAGTGGATATCAGCAAGCTGCAGCCCTATGCTCCGAAATATGCGTTCGAAAGGAGTGGACGGCTGGCCCTGATGCCGCTTGTCCATGAGCTTATCTTCAATCTGCTGCGCGGCAGGGAAGAACGCTGCCGGGCTATTGCGGAGCTGATTAAGCGTGATATAGCCGGTCATTTGCCGCTTTTGGAGCAACTCGTTGAGGAGAATCATCTGAAAGCTGCTGGCCTGCAGCCAAGGCTGGACGAGCTGCTGGGGATCACTGAATCTATGCGTATATAACCTGAACGCAGGGAAGGAGGCTGTAAGATGAATGCGAAATCACAAATAACGGTCACTTTTCTTCCGGAACACCGCACTGCTTCTGTCAAGCACGGGATATCGCTGCTGGAAGCTGTGCGCAAAGCCGGAATTGTCCTGCCTACCCGCTGCGGGGGGAAGGCGGGATGCATGATGTGCAAAGTGTCCGTAGAGCATGCGGAAGCCGGGGCACTCAGACCTCCTGCTGAGGCGGAGAAGCGCAAGCTTGGCAGCCTGCTGGATGAAGGCGTCCGCCTGGCCTGTCAGGCCGCTGTATGGGGCGATGTCCATGTGCATATTCCCGAGGACCCGCTGAAGGCGGCTGTACGCCGCAGACTGGAAGCGGCGCGCCGTGGCGAAACGGAGGACTTATGGTGAAGGTTATTCCCGGCGTATATGCAACTCTGAGTGAACAGAGAGAAGACCTGCAGATGGACTCCATGCATCTGGTGAAGCTCCGTCAGAGGCGGAATAGGTCTGCTATTCTGCTGCCTTTGCTTGCCCTGCTGCTCTTGTCTCTAAGCGGCTGCATGTATCCCCGGGAGCAGCAGCAGCCCGGCAGCAGTTACAGGGAGAGTGTGAAGCGGGTGCAGGCGGCGGTCGATGATTATCAGGAGCAGAAAGGGCTGCTGCCGATCTTGACCAGCGATCAGGCCACGCCCAGATACGAGAAATTCGTAATTGACCTGAATAAGCTGCAGCAGGAAGGGTACCTGGATGAGATCCCGGCGGCAGCGTTCGAGAAGGGCGGGAGTGCCCATTTTCTGGTGCTGGATGAGGAGACAGACCCTCAGGTCAAACTGATGGACCTGGTGACCGTGCAGAAGGTTAACGATATCCAGCGTAAGGTGAACCTCTATAAGTCTGCGCACGGCGGGAAGCTTCCGGCAGGAGAGGAGCTGTATCCGGGCCTTGTGTCCATTGACGCCAAAAGGGCAGGGACCGGGACAATCAAGCTTAGCAGCGTATATTCGGGCCAGCCGCTAGAATTCCTAATGGATAGCAGCGGGACGGTCTATGTGGATTACAGCGGGGATATCTCCTCGGCCATCGATAAGAACGGCAGTGCACCTGCGGCAGAGCGTGACCTGCGTCTGGAGCTGGAGCAGGCTTCTTATTATGTTCCCGTCAAGTCAATCCCTTATCTGTGGGTTGACGGCCGTCCGGTCCCGCAGGCTCCGCAGGAATAACAATACTACCTGAGTCATCATCGAAGCTAAAGCCCCACTTTGTGGGGTTATTTTGCTATGGAGAGTCTCAGAACGGATAGTAGTTCTAGGCCGCAGGCCGCCCTCATAGACTTGATGAGAAGACTTCCGGGTGTCTTGACGCAGTGGCGAGCCAGATGGGGTATACGAAATTTCAGATGCAAAAATGCGCGGACGCTGGTCATAAATCCGTTACGGATACATATGATGATACTAGTCCAAATGCATGTCCGAGCATTCGGAGTTTAGCGCGGGGCAACCTTGCTTCGCCTCAGGCAAGTAAGCTAGGCTTCGGGCGGGCAAAGCTTAGTCCGGTGGTTGTCCTGCAAGGGTCAGTTTGCCGGCGGAACGCGAAGTCGATGCTCTTCAGGCATTTTTTCTTCGGAGTAATATGAGGAGGGGATCTCTTTTGGAAAAAGTGGATATTTTCAAGGACATTGCCGAGCGTACCGGCGGAGACATTTATCTTGGCGTCGTCGGCGCGGTTCGCACGGGGAAATCGACATTCATCAAGCGCTTCATGGAAACGATTGTTCTGCCGAACATCACTAGTGAAGCAGACCGCGTAAGAGCGGTAGATGAGCTGCCGCAAAGTGCGGCAGGCAAAACTATTATGACTACCGAGCCTAAATTCGTACCCAACAATGCGGTGCAGATTAAGGTGGCCGAAGGCCTGGAGGTTAACGTCCGGCTGGTCGATTGTGTAGGCTATGCAGTGGAAGGCGCAAAAGGGTATGAGGATGAGAATGGTCCGCGCATGATCTCGACTCCTTGGTTCGAGGAACCGATTCCTTTCCAGGAAGCGGCTGAAATCGGGACACGCAAGGTCATTCAGGAGCACTCGACTTTGGGTGTGGTAGTCACTACGGATGGTACGATTGCCGAGATTCCGCGGAGCTCGTATGTCGATTCCGAAGAACGCGTGATCGCAGAGCTGAAGGAGGTCGGCAAGCCGTTCGTGCTGGTCATCAACTCCACCCGGCCGCGCAGTGAGGAAGTCCAGCAGCTCCGCAGTGAGCTTGCCCTCAAATATGATATTCCGGTGATGACGCTCAGCGCTGCGAATATGACCGAGGACGATGTAACCGGCGTGCTGCGCGAAGTGCTGTATGAATTCCCTGTACATGAAGTCAATGTTAACCTGCCGAGCTGGGTTATGGTGCTGGGCGAGAATCACTGGCTGCGCAGCAGCTATGAGAATTCTGTCCGCGATACCGTGAAGGATATCCGCCGTCTCCGTGATGTGGACCGCCTGGTCTCCCAGTTTACCGAATATGATTTCATCGACCGGGCAGGCCTCAGCGGTATGAACATGGGCCAAGGGGTAGCCGAGATCGACCTTTATGCTCCCGAAGAGCTGTATGATCAGGTGCTGATGGAGGTAGTCGGGGTCGAGATTCGCGGCAAGGATCACCTGCTCCAGCTAATGCAGGACTTCTCCCACGCCAAGCGCGAATATGACCGCTTCTCGGAAGCGCTGGAAATGGTTAAGACCACGGGGTATGGCATCGCCGCACCTTCCCTGGCTGAGATGGCGCTGGATGAGCCTGAGCTGATCCGTCAAGGCTCCCGCTTCGGAGTCCGGCTGAAGGCTACGGCACCGTCGATCCACATGATCCGGGTGGATGTCGAGTCGGAGTTCTCGCCG
The sequence above is a segment of the Paenibacillus sp. FSL R7-0204 genome. Coding sequences within it:
- the der gene encoding ribosome biogenesis GTPase Der; its protein translation is MARPVVAIVGRPNVGKSTIFNRLIGDRLAIVEDKPGITRDRIYGVSDWNGKSFSVIDTGGIEIDGEDAILKSIRVQAELAIEEADVIVFMCEAKSGLTSSDEEVAQILFRSGKPIVLAINKVDNMKRTEDIYEFYTLGIGDPIGISGSHGTGIGDLLDAVVERLPDKVDEEYDEDVIRVALIGRPNVGKSSLVNAILGEERVIVSDVAGTTRDAIDTPFERDGQRYVLIDTAGMRKRGKVYENTEKYSVMRAMKAIERADVVLVVINGEEGIIDQDKHIAGYAHDAGKASVFVVNKWDAIEKDDKTMQNFERTIRDHFLFMSYAPVVFLSALTKQRLQKLLPVVQHVAQQHALRITTHLVNDVVSDAVAINPPPTDKGRRLRINYVTQVAVKPPTIVVFVNDPSLMHFSYERYLENKIRAAFNFEGTPIRLFTRRKSENEG
- the plsY gene encoding glycerol-3-phosphate 1-O-acyltransferase PlsY, whose product is MAFELLVIVISYLLGSISFSVLLARLLKGIDIRQYGSGNAGATNTLRVMGKGPAILVLFLDVLKGIAAVWLGTWAGGWGSWVAVVCGLAAIIGHNWPVYFHFRGGKGIATTIGVMATLVFWPALVAGVIAILAIVLTRYVSLGSLIFVALTPVFLLFTEHTTPELWGSLIIVVFAFWRHRSNIVKISQGRENKIGSKAKEGNRVV
- the rpsA gene encoding 30S ribosomal protein S1, whose product is MSEEIKNQEAADNVENNETVEGAEAVESAVTESAEVVASNEEEVTSQEGLEIISLKKGDTVKGTIVKIEDNQAYVSIGYKYDGVIPIRELSSVQLDNAAAAVEVGQEVECKVVSINDNKESLVLSKRAIDSEKSWEDLEKYFASQESFEVTVADVVKGGLVADVGARGFIPASMVERHFVEDFSDYKGRTLRVKVKELDRENSKVILSAKEVLEEEFEANKQKIMAELSEGQIIEGTVQRLTQFGAFVDVGGVDGLVHVSEIAWNHVEKPSDVVSEGDKVRVKVLKVDPEKGKISLSIKAAAPGPWDSAAGQINIGDVVTGEVKRLVNFGAFVELLPGVEGLVHISQISHKHIGTPHEVLKEGQEVQVKVLDFNPSEKRVSLSIKETEEAPAPSARPERSNSRDRAPKEVLNNPNVSLSNEGLSFTLAERFGDKLDKFKGNN
- a CDS encoding lysophospholipid acyltransferase family protein, which gives rise to MIYAFCVALLRVIYAILFPLKIVGRENVPKEGGVLLCANHISLLDPMTIGIKLKRQVRYMAKAELFNVPVLGWLIKQLGAFPVKRGGVSKESIKTSLNTLRSGHVMGIFPEGTRNSDSGSAKKGAASFALRSGAAVVPAAIIGSYKPFRRMTVVYGAPIDLSAFEGAGSDSLEAVTDVIMGRIHEMISTGKPSSR
- a CDS encoding flagellar brake protein; the encoded protein is MYPKINEYLYLQVATSDAAESEIQYRARIADMEDESILIEIPMQESNGRLKKLFVGDELSVYFLTEGGIKNYFNTHVLGFKEDVIRMVRLRKPEAESIFKIQRRSFFRVNAELELAVKDALGSRFLVRTEDIGGGGTSFLSDAKITLEVADKLACWLLVSYRNGSTEHVNFEGEIVRIKPLETGRNLVMVKFSAISDSERQKIIRYCFERQFDFRNR
- a CDS encoding DUF3939 domain-containing protein, with protein sequence MVKVIPGVYATLSEQREDLQMDSMHLVKLRQRRNRSAILLPLLALLLLSLSGCMYPREQQQPGSSYRESVKRVQAAVDDYQEQKGLLPILTSDQATPRYEKFVIDLNKLQQEGYLDEIPAAAFEKGGSAHFLVLDEETDPQVKLMDLVTVQKVNDIQRKVNLYKSAHGGKLPAGEELYPGLVSIDAKRAGTGTIKLSSVYSGQPLEFLMDSSGTVYVDYSGDISSAIDKNGSAPAAERDLRLELEQASYYVPVKSIPYLWVDGRPVPQAPQE
- a CDS encoding 2Fe-2S iron-sulfur cluster-binding protein; the protein is MNAKSQITVTFLPEHRTASVKHGISLLEAVRKAGIVLPTRCGGKAGCMMCKVSVEHAEAGALRPPAEAEKRKLGSLLDEGVRLACQAAVWGDVHVHIPEDPLKAAVRRRLEAARRGETEDLW
- the cmk gene encoding (d)CMP kinase, with protein sequence MDRQDTHTNDRINVAIDGPAGAGKSTVARLVARELSYIYVDTGAMYRAITWYMLRAGIAAEDHELVDRKVQNMAIELLPEKDVQKVLINGEDMTPHIRSLQVSGQVSQYSKIEGVRSRLSHLQRQMALRKGVVMDGRDIGTTVLPDAEVKIFMTASVEERALRRYKELKDTETVTLQQLEHDIAARDRLDEGREISPLRRAEDAILLDTTHMDILQAVEAIVSHCRTYVNGERNHL
- the spoIVA gene encoding stage IV sporulation protein A, coding for MEKVDIFKDIAERTGGDIYLGVVGAVRTGKSTFIKRFMETIVLPNITSEADRVRAVDELPQSAAGKTIMTTEPKFVPNNAVQIKVAEGLEVNVRLVDCVGYAVEGAKGYEDENGPRMISTPWFEEPIPFQEAAEIGTRKVIQEHSTLGVVVTTDGTIAEIPRSSYVDSEERVIAELKEVGKPFVLVINSTRPRSEEVQQLRSELALKYDIPVMTLSAANMTEDDVTGVLREVLYEFPVHEVNVNLPSWVMVLGENHWLRSSYENSVRDTVKDIRRLRDVDRLVSQFTEYDFIDRAGLSGMNMGQGVAEIDLYAPEELYDQVLMEVVGVEIRGKDHLLQLMQDFSHAKREYDRFSEALEMVKTTGYGIAAPSLAEMALDEPELIRQGSRFGVRLKATAPSIHMIRVDVESEFSPIIGTEKQSEELVRYLMQDFENDPIKIWESDIFGRSLHSIVREGIQGKIAMMPDNARYKLQETLGRIINEGSGGLIAIIL
- a CDS encoding stage VI sporulation protein F, which encodes MSRDFSKDALNAINKKTGKNISEGAIKKLAGTVKPGTTQNEAQLRQLIKQVSAMAKVPVSEATVQEIVNAVKKGGAGSGTMESLMKMMLKK
- a CDS encoding DUF2768 family protein, yielding MDPMTKMWLSLIAVLIMGLSVFLITFARSKTKGLLRAVLSVIAFVILLIGVLGGAASIM
- a CDS encoding NAD(P)H-dependent glycerol-3-phosphate dehydrogenase; this encodes MSDKVTVLVAGSWGTALATVLAANHSEVYLWTRKPEQAAEINEAHTNHHFLPGIKLPGNIIATTDMETAVSGSKAVVIVAPSSGMRQVAHSLKPFWKDDMLCIHATKGFETETMKRMSTVISEELGCGEGDIVVLSGPSHAEEVVRLCPTTVVVASPDESRAKAAQGLFINNDFRVYTNRDQLGVELAGALKNIIALGAGLSDGLGFGDNAKAALLTRGLAEISRVGVEMGANPLTFSGLAGLGDLVVTATSQHSRNWRAGSMLGQGQPLNEVLDSMGMVVEGIRTTEVAYAISLKLGVQMPITDQIYHVLFKGRTPRNAVEALMGRDRKTEMEAISQETWEQWHS